CTGCCATTTAATCTCTCCTTGTCGCTGCCTATTCCAGGCGAATTCTGTCTGTGTTCTCCCATCGGCTCATATCCGACAGGATCACGGTGTCTCCGGACTGCAATCCTTCAATAACCTGGATTGCATTCACCGATGCTTTGCCAACCTTTACCGGAACCCGTACCGCGGTCTTTCCATCAGAGCCCAGGCGGAAAAGGCTGATCGTGCTGTTCTCGTTGCCGAATGCGGGACGGCCCACAAACAGTACGTTGGATAGCCGGTCGAGATCAATTTCGCCATCGACGCTGAGGTCCGGACGCGCTCCCTGCGGAAGAGCGCCAGCTAGTTCTACGTCAACGGTCACGGTTCCGTTCACTACGGCGGGGTCAATACGCATCACTTTGCCGGGGATGACGCCGTTGTGGGTGTCAATCTCAGAGGGCTGGCCGATCTGGATATCGCGCGCCTGCGTCTCGGCGATCTTCAGACTTGCCTTGAGCTGGTCCGGCTGGACGACTTTCGCCAGGGTTGTGCCCGGCGCCACATGTTCGCCCACCTGGTGAGGAAGATCAACGAGGACGCCGCTAATACCAGCCCGGACGCTCAGGGCCTCCTGCTGCCGCTGTTTCAGGGCAAGCAGAGCGCGCGCCTGGTCGACTTTGGTCTGCTGTACGGCAATCTGGGTCTCGATCGCCTTCTCGTTGACGGTGATCCGCTTCTTCTCAATCTCATCCCGGGTTGTCAGCTCGTCGGCCTTACCCTTGGAGGCGCTGTAGGTCAAGCCGCTGATGACGCCCAGGTCATAGAGCGATTTGTCCGTTTGGGCCTGCAGCTTCGCCTGTTTGTAGTCGGCGCTGACGGTTGCGGCTCCGGCCTGCTGGGTCATGAGGTCGCTGTCAAGCTTTGCCTTCACGTTCATCAGGTCGGTCTGCGCGGCCTTCAACTGTAGCTCGGCATCCAGAAGCTCCTGCTGCACGGTCGGATCGACCAGGTCCATCACGATGGTGTCCGGCTCGACCTTCGCGCCGGGAAGAACCCGAATACGGACTACGGTCGCTTCCGTTTCGGAGGGGATAAGGCGAATGCGATCTTCGCGCGGAACCAGCGTGCCCGGCCCGCGAACCTGGCGCAGCAGCGGTCCCTGCTTTACGGTGTCGGTCCACACGGTCGCACGATCAACGGTCGGTGCGGCAGGCTTCAGGCGAGAGACAGCCCATCCCACTACCGACAGCACCAGCACCAGAACGCCACCTAAGATCCACTGCCGCCGCTGCTTCTTCAGCCTGATATCAGGTCTTTGGATGTCCATACGTAGAAATACTGGAGCACCTTTTGGGCCAAATTAAGCCTAGCAATATCAATTAGTTACATGCCGTACTTCAATGGCCTGGTGTCCGCAATCGTGTTCATCTGTCCGGAAATGGACAGACGATGGAATTGGATTTCCCGCCCGCTTGAAGGATGTGTCCTGGTGAAGGAGAATGGCTGACGTTCGACCATTCCATCTATTTCCGTGAGAACAGATGTTTCTATCCCGATCTCTC
This genomic window from Terriglobus albidus contains:
- a CDS encoding efflux RND transporter periplasmic adaptor subunit; translated protein: MDIQRPDIRLKKQRRQWILGGVLVLVLSVVGWAVSRLKPAAPTVDRATVWTDTVKQGPLLRQVRGPGTLVPREDRIRLIPSETEATVVRIRVLPGAKVEPDTIVMDLVDPTVQQELLDAELQLKAAQTDLMNVKAKLDSDLMTQQAGAATVSADYKQAKLQAQTDKSLYDLGVISGLTYSASKGKADELTTRDEIEKKRITVNEKAIETQIAVQQTKVDQARALLALKQRQQEALSVRAGISGVLVDLPHQVGEHVAPGTTLAKVVQPDQLKASLKIAETQARDIQIGQPSEIDTHNGVIPGKVMRIDPAVVNGTVTVDVELAGALPQGARPDLSVDGEIDLDRLSNVLFVGRPAFGNENSTISLFRLGSDGKTAVRVPVKVGKASVNAIQVIEGLQSGDTVILSDMSRWENTDRIRLE